From a single Anaerolineales bacterium genomic region:
- a CDS encoding OadG family protein, with protein sequence MTDFILSLEITALGMGLVFGAIILLWGMMALLTAVTAEKESPAEEEPALRHAQDNASDSPEVDSPPQTDSKLQVALLAVAMALAEQGQTSARPLEQPPTALVSAWQLGMRTRQMSEKGTMKRR encoded by the coding sequence ATGACTGACTTTATTCTCTCCCTCGAAATCACCGCTCTCGGCATGGGGCTGGTCTTCGGCGCGATCATCTTGTTGTGGGGGATGATGGCGCTTCTGACGGCGGTCACTGCGGAGAAAGAATCTCCTGCGGAAGAAGAACCCGCCCTTCGACACGCTCAAGACAACGCATCCGACTCCCCCGAAGTTGATTCACCGCCCCAGACGGATTCCAAGCTTCAGGTCGCTTTGCTCGCCGTGGCAATGGCGCTCGCCGAGCAGGGACAAACCTCCGCGCGCCCGCTGGAGCAGCCGCCGACGGCGCTCGTCTCCGCGTGGCAGTTGGGGATGCGCACCCGGCAAATGTCTGAAAAAGGGACAATGAAGCGGCGTTAA
- a CDS encoding acyl-CoA carboxylase subunit beta: MTQEDPRILELRKMRAKALEGGGEERIAKQKAKGKLTARERIELLLDPGTFNEIEPFITHQGDELGLLKEKFYGDGVITGYGQIHGRTVYLYSQDFTIYGGTLSEMQSHKICRVMDLAVRNGVPFISLIDSGGARIQEGVRSMGGYAEIFRRNAQYSGVVPQVSVMLGPCAGGAAYSPALTDLVIMVEKSSFMFLTGPDVIKAVTGEVIDAESLGGAAVHNSVSGVAHLSVKSEKAALDMARHFLSYLPSNNVENPPYVQPADDLSRMDEELNHIIPLEANEPYVMHQVIEKIIDKDSFLEIQPDWARNAIVGLARIGGHSVGIVAQEPSIMAGVIDIDAADKMTRFVRMCDCFNIPLVTFVDSPGFLPGIAQEHGGIIRHGAKLLYAYSEATVPKICIITRKAYGGAYVVMSSKYLGTDVTYAWPSAEIAVLGAEGAANILFKKQIETAENPAEERKKLASEYREKFNNPYYAASTGYVDDIIEPRESRPKIIATLSALRDKYTPAPPRKHGNIPV, translated from the coding sequence ATGACACAAGAAGATCCCCGAATTTTGGAACTGCGCAAGATGCGCGCCAAGGCGTTGGAAGGCGGCGGCGAGGAGCGCATTGCCAAGCAAAAAGCCAAAGGAAAGTTGACCGCGCGTGAGCGCATTGAGTTGCTGCTCGACCCCGGCACGTTCAACGAGATCGAACCGTTCATCACGCATCAGGGCGATGAACTGGGATTGCTGAAAGAGAAGTTTTACGGTGATGGGGTCATTACAGGCTACGGTCAAATTCACGGGCGGACGGTATATCTATATTCACAGGATTTTACAATTTACGGCGGCACGCTGAGCGAGATGCAATCGCACAAAATTTGCCGCGTGATGGACCTGGCGGTACGCAACGGCGTGCCGTTCATTTCTCTGATCGACTCGGGCGGCGCGCGCATTCAGGAAGGCGTGCGCTCGATGGGCGGTTATGCGGAGATCTTCCGACGCAACGCGCAGTATTCGGGCGTGGTTCCGCAAGTGAGCGTGATGCTCGGACCGTGCGCGGGCGGCGCGGCGTACTCCCCCGCCCTGACCGACCTGGTCATCATGGTGGAAAAATCATCGTTCATGTTCCTGACGGGACCGGACGTGATCAAAGCCGTGACGGGCGAAGTGATCGATGCCGAGTCGCTTGGCGGCGCAGCGGTGCATAACTCGGTCAGTGGTGTGGCGCATTTGAGCGTGAAGAGCGAAAAAGCTGCGCTGGATATGGCGCGTCATTTCCTTTCATATTTGCCCTCGAACAACGTCGAAAATCCGCCGTACGTCCAGCCAGCCGATGATCTCTCGCGCATGGATGAAGAACTCAACCACATCATCCCGCTCGAAGCGAACGAGCCGTATGTGATGCATCAAGTCATCGAAAAAATCATTGACAAGGACTCTTTCCTTGAGATCCAACCCGATTGGGCGCGGAATGCGATTGTGGGGCTCGCGCGCATCGGCGGACACAGTGTCGGCATCGTGGCGCAGGAACCGTCCATTATGGCGGGCGTGATCGACATCGACGCGGCGGACAAAATGACGCGCTTCGTGCGCATGTGCGACTGCTTCAACATCCCGCTTGTGACCTTCGTCGATTCGCCGGGCTTCCTGCCGGGTATCGCGCAGGAACACGGCGGCATCATCCGCCATGGCGCGAAACTGCTCTATGCCTATTCCGAAGCCACCGTGCCGAAGATCTGCATCATCACCCGCAAGGCATATGGCGGCGCGTATGTGGTCATGTCCAGCAAGTATCTCGGCACGGATGTCACCTACGCGTGGCCCTCGGCAGAGATCGCCGTCCTTGGCGCGGAAGGCGCGGCAAATATTTTGTTCAAGAAGCAGATCGAGACGGCAGAGAATCCTGCCGAAGAACGCAAGAAACTCGCCAGCGAATATCGCGAGAAATTCAACAATCCGTATTACGCCGCATCCACAGGCTATGTGGATGACATCATCGAGCCGCGCGAGTCACGCCCGAAGATCATCGCGACATTGTCTGCGCTGCGCGACAAATACACGCCAGCTCCCCCGCGCAAGCATGGGAATATTCCTGTATAG
- a CDS encoding M24 family metallopeptidase: MSLIQEKANQTVEILREQNIDLWLTFVRETSGVRDPVLDFLIGGHDLTWLSALIFTKAGHKTAIVGNLEKEAIAQLGVFNEIIGYDTAISGIFKETITRLNPDRIAVNTSRNNTHADGLTHAMHGFLMEYLAGTPYADRIISAEPVINSLRGRKTQTELARIQKAVEITDEIYKKTFNFIKIGMTEIEVANYMHALMKEYGVGYAWSPENNPAVNAGPDKIVGHSGPSEIKVERGHIIHFDFGVKYEGYCSDIQRVAYVLREGETEAPLEVQRGFITIRTAIEKSRETMKAGVTGNSIDTIAREIVTDSGYPEYKYALGHQLGRVAHDGGALLGPLWEKYGDSPNQMLENDQVYTLEPGLAVPNYGYIGLEEDVVLTDEGALYIGEPQREIVLLKG, translated from the coding sequence ATGTCTCTCATTCAGGAAAAAGCAAACCAAACCGTTGAAATCCTCAGGGAACAAAACATCGATCTCTGGCTGACCTTCGTCCGCGAGACCAGCGGCGTGCGCGACCCCGTGCTCGATTTCCTCATCGGCGGGCACGACCTCACCTGGCTCTCCGCGCTCATCTTCACCAAAGCCGGACACAAAACTGCCATCGTCGGCAACCTCGAAAAGGAAGCAATCGCACAACTCGGCGTATTCAACGAGATCATCGGATATGACACCGCCATCAGCGGCATCTTCAAAGAAACGATCACCCGCCTCAACCCGGACCGGATAGCGGTCAACACGTCCCGAAACAACACCCACGCGGACGGTTTGACCCATGCCATGCACGGCTTCCTGATGGAATACCTGGCTGGCACGCCCTATGCGGACCGCATCATCAGTGCCGAGCCGGTCATCAATTCTCTGCGCGGACGAAAGACCCAAACCGAACTCGCCCGCATCCAGAAAGCCGTCGAGATCACGGACGAGATCTACAAAAAGACCTTCAACTTCATCAAAATCGGCATGACCGAGATCGAAGTGGCAAATTACATGCACGCGCTGATGAAGGAATACGGCGTCGGCTATGCGTGGTCACCGGAGAACAATCCCGCTGTCAACGCGGGACCGGACAAAATCGTCGGGCACAGCGGACCCAGTGAAATCAAGGTCGAGCGCGGGCATATCATCCACTTTGACTTTGGGGTGAAATACGAAGGCTACTGCTCGGACATCCAGCGCGTTGCATATGTCCTGCGCGAAGGCGAAACCGAAGCCCCGCTCGAAGTCCAGCGCGGTTTCATCACCATCCGCACCGCCATCGAGAAGTCACGGGAGACAATGAAAGCCGGCGTGACAGGCAATTCCATCGACACCATCGCGCGCGAGATCGTCACGGATTCAGGCTATCCCGAATACAAGTACGCGCTCGGTCATCAACTCGGGCGCGTGGCACACGATGGCGGCGCGTTGCTCGGTCCGCTGTGGGAAAAATACGGCGACTCGCCCAATCAAATGCTGGAAAATGATCAGGTCTATACGCTGGAGCCCGGGCTGGCAGTCCCGAATTATGGATATATCGGTTTGGAGGAGGATGTCGTTCTCACGGACGAAGGCGCGTTATATATCGGCGAACCGCAACGGGAGATCGTGCTTCTGAAAGGATAG
- a CDS encoding MFS transporter gives MLTNLEKDVRKNLKHNVTANLTDGGLFGLALGFASFSTILPLFVATMTDSALLIGLVPAIHSAGWLFPQLFTASHVSRLRQYKPTVLLMTIHERIPFFGLAMVALFIPHIGVTAGLVLTFIMLIWQGLGGGFTANAWTSMISKIIPSDARGTFFGVQAALANLFISGSAVAAGYILDIIASPWDFAACFILASFFFTISWFALSLTREPEDREKIIPEEKTHFWDDAKKVMGKDANFNWFLSVRFISQFATMGFAFYIIYALRNFNMDTVTAGYLTATLTISQTIANAGMGWLGDKIGHRSMLILGGVAAMLSAILAWNASSITWFYPIFILTGLANVSIWTISMAMTVGFGTEAERPIYIGLSQTLTAPATIFAPIIGGFIVDAAGFIPTFSISTVLSAIMIGILLFMVKDPRKQLTANGGR, from the coding sequence ATGCTCACCAATCTCGAAAAAGATGTCCGTAAGAACCTGAAACACAATGTCACCGCCAACCTCACGGATGGCGGTCTTTTTGGCTTGGCGCTCGGTTTTGCATCCTTCAGCACCATCCTGCCGCTCTTCGTCGCCACCATGACTGACTCCGCCCTGCTGATCGGGCTGGTTCCCGCCATCCATTCGGCGGGTTGGCTTTTCCCGCAACTGTTCACAGCCAGCCATGTCTCGCGCCTGCGCCAGTACAAACCGACCGTGTTGTTGATGACCATCCACGAGCGCATTCCATTCTTTGGGCTTGCCATGGTCGCTTTATTCATTCCGCACATCGGGGTCACTGCCGGGCTGGTGCTCACCTTCATCATGCTCATCTGGCAGGGACTGGGCGGAGGCTTCACCGCCAATGCATGGACATCCATGATCTCGAAGATCATCCCGTCCGATGCGCGCGGGACTTTCTTTGGAGTGCAAGCTGCGCTGGCAAACCTCTTCATCAGCGGATCGGCAGTCGCCGCGGGATACATCCTCGATATCATCGCCTCTCCCTGGGACTTTGCAGCCTGCTTCATCCTCGCCAGCTTCTTCTTCACCATATCCTGGTTCGCGCTCTCGCTGACACGCGAGCCGGAAGACCGGGAAAAGATCATCCCCGAAGAAAAGACCCACTTTTGGGATGACGCAAAAAAGGTCATGGGCAAGGATGCGAACTTCAACTGGTTCCTGAGCGTGCGTTTCATCTCGCAATTCGCCACAATGGGATTTGCGTTCTACATCATCTACGCCCTGCGCAACTTCAACATGGACACGGTCACGGCAGGCTATCTCACCGCCACACTCACCATCTCACAGACCATCGCCAACGCGGGCATGGGCTGGCTTGGGGATAAAATCGGTCATCGCTCCATGCTCATCCTCGGCGGGGTCGCCGCCATGTTGAGCGCGATCCTTGCGTGGAATGCATCATCCATTACGTGGTTCTATCCCATCTTCATCCTAACCGGTCTCGCCAATGTGTCCATCTGGACCATCAGCATGGCAATGACCGTCGGCTTCGGCACCGAAGCGGAACGCCCGATCTACATCGGACTCTCGCAAACGCTGACCGCACCAGCCACCATCTTCGCGCCCATCATCGGCGGCTTCATCGTGGACGCGGCGGGCTTCATCCCGACCTTTTCCATCTCCACCGTATTGTCCGCCATAATGATCGGCATCCTGTTATTTATGGTAAAAGACCCGCGCAAGCAATTGACCGCAAACGGCGGACGGTAA
- a CDS encoding SPFH domain-containing protein, with the protein MGSTTLGVLSLMAFVILVFFFVIFLASRYKRCPSDRVLVIYGRVEKGRSSKTTHGGGAFVWPLIQDYAYLNLTPITINIPLENALSMQNIRINVPSTFTVGVSTVPEIMSNAAERILRLPQNAIEEMAKEIIFGQLRLTVASLTIEQINQDRESFLEAIRNNVEPELNKIGLQLINVNITDITDASDYIASIGKKAAAEAINQAKIDVAEQSKKGAIGEANAIREQEIRVAEAMAEAEIGRKTADANQRQRVQEQEALAVRGENTSKAQIAEYNAELEVKQAAALRQAEVARFEAQVAIQQALYKAEQERLRAEEVVREEVEKNKVEIAAEAEAERVRREAKGEADGILFKYQAEAEGMQKLLEAKASGYRKLVESVGGDAQAASTLLMIEKLEELVARQVEAISNLKIDKITVWDSGGNGDGSSTSNFISNLFKSLPPLQDISDMAGVQLPEYLGKVKGQTTVPAESSETPEADKDNPKA; encoded by the coding sequence ATGGGTTCTACCACGTTGGGTGTTTTGTCTTTAATGGCTTTTGTAATACTCGTCTTTTTTTTCGTAATCTTCCTGGCGAGTCGTTACAAACGCTGTCCATCGGACCGGGTGCTGGTAATTTACGGGCGCGTGGAAAAGGGACGTTCAAGCAAGACCACGCATGGAGGCGGCGCGTTCGTCTGGCCCCTCATTCAGGATTACGCCTACCTGAACCTGACCCCCATCACGATCAACATTCCACTCGAAAACGCGTTGTCCATGCAGAACATCCGCATCAACGTGCCGAGCACGTTCACGGTCGGCGTCAGCACCGTGCCGGAGATCATGAGCAATGCGGCGGAGAGAATTCTGCGCCTGCCGCAGAACGCCATCGAAGAAATGGCGAAGGAGATCATCTTCGGTCAACTGCGTCTCACCGTCGCTTCATTGACCATCGAGCAGATCAACCAGGACCGTGAGAGTTTCCTTGAAGCCATCCGCAATAACGTGGAACCCGAGTTGAACAAGATCGGCTTGCAGTTGATCAACGTCAATATCACGGACATCACCGATGCGTCAGATTACATCGCAAGCATCGGGAAGAAAGCGGCGGCAGAAGCCATCAACCAGGCGAAGATCGACGTCGCAGAACAATCCAAAAAAGGCGCGATCGGTGAAGCGAATGCCATCCGCGAGCAGGAGATCAGGGTTGCGGAAGCCATGGCGGAGGCAGAAATCGGTAGAAAAACCGCCGACGCGAACCAGCGCCAGCGCGTGCAGGAGCAGGAAGCGCTTGCGGTCCGCGGCGAAAACACATCCAAGGCGCAAATCGCAGAATATAATGCCGAACTGGAAGTGAAACAAGCCGCCGCGTTGAGACAGGCGGAGGTCGCGCGCTTTGAGGCGCAGGTCGCCATCCAACAGGCTCTGTACAAAGCCGAACAGGAACGCCTGCGCGCTGAAGAAGTGGTGCGCGAAGAGGTCGAGAAGAACAAGGTTGAGATCGCCGCCGAAGCCGAAGCGGAACGCGTCCGACGCGAAGCGAAGGGTGAAGCGGATGGCATCTTATTCAAATATCAAGCCGAAGCCGAAGGTATGCAGAAACTGCTCGAAGCCAAGGCAAGTGGTTATCGCAAACTGGTCGAGAGCGTCGGCGGCGATGCGCAAGCCGCATCCACCCTGCTGATGATCGAAAAACTGGAGGAACTGGTCGCGCGGCAGGTGGAAGCCATCAGCAACCTCAAGATCGACAAGATCACCGTCTGGGATTCGGGCGGGAATGGCGACGGCTCGTCCACGTCGAACTTCATCTCCAACCTGTTCAAGAGCCTGCCCCCGCTTCAGGATATTTCCGACATGGCTGGCGTGCAACTGCCCGAGTATCTCGGCAAGGTGAAGGGGCAGACCACCGTCCCCGCTGAAAGCAGTGAGACGCCGGAAGCCGACAAGGACAACCCGAAAGCCTAG
- a CDS encoding NfeD family protein, producing MFGLSWIEVIYWASAIVGGTLLLLRMLLLAFGGGDFGEDVDGDVSVDGDVGFKFMSLQGLTSFFMMFGLVGLTMLKADLPVLLTVIGGVAAGAVTVGVIGLIFSQMKRLQTEGTIDIRNTIGNEGSVYLTIPKNGTGQVQVIVQGSLKIFDASSKSKTAIATGEKVRVVDVSGGNTLIVEKIS from the coding sequence ATGTTTGGGTTGAGTTGGATCGAGGTCATTTACTGGGCATCCGCCATCGTCGGCGGGACGCTATTGCTGCTCCGCATGTTGTTACTGGCATTCGGCGGCGGAGACTTCGGTGAAGATGTGGACGGCGATGTTTCCGTGGACGGGGATGTGGGTTTCAAATTCATGTCCCTGCAGGGGTTGACGTCCTTCTTCATGATGTTCGGGTTGGTTGGATTGACAATGCTGAAAGCGGACCTGCCCGTCCTGTTGACCGTCATTGGTGGGGTGGCGGCAGGTGCCGTCACAGTGGGTGTGATCGGACTGATCTTTTCGCAGATGAAGCGCCTGCAAACCGAGGGAACGATCGACATCCGCAACACCATCGGAAACGAAGGCAGCGTTTATCTGACCATCCCCAAGAACGGTACCGGGCAGGTGCAGGTCATTGTGCAGGGCTCGTTAAAGATCTTCGATGCTTCGTCCAAAAGCAAGACCGCAATCGCCACGGGTGAAAAAGTCCGCGTGGTGGATGTATCGGGCGGGAATACCCTGATTGTCGAAAAAATAAGCTAA
- a CDS encoding TetR/AcrR family transcriptional regulator, whose translation MHPKEKLKKGEATRLAIEDAAIELFMEQGYHATSMRQIAERTHLALGGIYNHFSSKEEIFEAIIVDKHPYKKILPIILEAEGETVEDFLKNALNVTMNELGAEPMYIKLLFIEMVEFNGKHGALLLKKIAPAVLPVFEKLVRSRKNLRVTNPAVLMRSFFGMIMSYFITDMLISNSVVSKMLPKNQVDAYVDIYLHGILKEPA comes from the coding sequence ATGCACCCGAAAGAAAAACTGAAGAAAGGGGAGGCTACCCGTCTCGCCATCGAAGATGCCGCCATCGAATTGTTCATGGAGCAGGGCTACCACGCTACATCCATGCGGCAGATCGCAGAACGCACACACCTTGCATTGGGGGGAATCTACAATCATTTTTCGAGCAAGGAAGAGATATTCGAAGCCATCATCGTGGATAAGCATCCTTATAAAAAGATTCTGCCTATCATCCTCGAAGCGGAAGGGGAGACAGTTGAAGATTTTTTGAAAAATGCGTTGAACGTGACCATGAACGAACTCGGTGCGGAGCCGATGTACATCAAATTGCTGTTTATCGAGATGGTGGAATTCAACGGCAAGCACGGGGCATTGCTGTTGAAAAAGATCGCCCCTGCGGTGCTGCCGGTGTTCGAAAAGCTTGTGCGGTCGAGAAAAAATCTGCGCGTGACCAACCCCGCTGTGTTGATGCGCTCCTTCTTCGGCATGATCATGTCTTATTTCATTACGGATATGTTGATCTCAAATTCGGTCGTGAGCAAGATGCTTCCTAAAAATCAAGTGGATGCCTATGTGGATATTTATTTGCATGGCATCTTGAAGGAGCCTGCATGA
- a CDS encoding ABC transporter permease, whose amino-acid sequence MNSRLASIIRKEFIQIFRDVRTLVMILVIPIMQLFLLGYSATNDVRNIPLAVLDQSRSAESRALLDAYRAADYFQVAYSVDSESEIEALIMSGEARAAMIIPPDYARQLTDGSAQIAFILDGSDPTSASTALAASQLIGQAHATGILAQKFERSGMTLRLQPPVEVRTMVWFNPDLISAHFMIPGVIGMVLFAIAAILTATSVVRERERGTIEQLIVTPIRPWELIVGKLTPYVILGFFNTIEVLAVGHWWFGMPIRGDLGTILLMSGIFLVTGLGIGLFASTIANTQQEAMLTVWMTLLPSIFLSGFFFPLEAMPKVLQWISYLMPLRYYLVILRSLLLKGVGLELIQFDVIAMTLFAVGIMIAAALRFRKRLD is encoded by the coding sequence ATGAACTCCCGCCTTGCCTCCATCATCCGCAAGGAATTCATCCAGATCTTCCGCGATGTGCGCACGCTGGTGATGATTCTTGTCATTCCGATCATGCAGTTGTTCCTGCTTGGTTATTCTGCGACGAACGACGTACGCAACATTCCGCTCGCTGTGTTGGACCAAAGCCGCAGCGCCGAATCACGCGCCCTGCTGGATGCCTATCGCGCGGCAGACTACTTCCAAGTTGCCTACAGCGTGGATTCTGAATCTGAAATTGAAGCCCTCATCATGTCGGGTGAGGCGCGCGCAGCGATGATCATCCCGCCCGACTACGCCCGTCAACTTACTGATGGCAGCGCGCAGATCGCCTTCATCCTTGACGGTTCCGACCCGACCAGCGCATCCACAGCGTTGGCGGCATCCCAACTCATCGGGCAGGCGCATGCGACGGGCATTCTTGCGCAGAAGTTTGAACGCAGCGGCATGACCCTGCGCCTCCAGCCGCCAGTGGAAGTCCGCACAATGGTGTGGTTCAACCCCGACCTCATCAGCGCGCATTTTATGATTCCCGGCGTGATCGGTATGGTGTTATTCGCCATCGCCGCCATTCTCACCGCCACCTCGGTCGTGCGCGAACGCGAGCGCGGAACCATTGAGCAGCTCATCGTTACCCCCATCCGCCCGTGGGAACTCATCGTTGGAAAGCTCACGCCCTATGTCATCCTCGGATTTTTCAACACCATTGAAGTGCTGGCAGTGGGGCATTGGTGGTTCGGCATGCCCATCCGCGGCGACCTCGGGACGATTCTGCTCATGTCGGGAATTTTCCTCGTCACGGGGTTGGGCATCGGGCTTTTCGCCTCCACCATTGCCAACACACAACAGGAAGCCATGCTTACCGTCTGGATGACCCTTCTGCCGAGTATTTTCCTTTCGGGTTTTTTCTTCCCGCTCGAAGCCATGCCAAAAGTTTTGCAATGGATTTCCTACCTCATGCCGTTGCGCTACTACCTCGTCATCCTGCGCTCGCTATTGCTCAAAGGGGTCGGTCTCGAACTGATCCAATTTGACGTCATTGCCATGACGCTTTTCGCTGTCGGCATCATGATCGCCGCCGCGCTTCGGTTTAGAAAGCGGCTTGATTGA
- a CDS encoding efflux RND transporter periplasmic adaptor subunit has product MNHKRPPIPAIVILVLIIAFSIYFIVTQSTQEKNGVLTASGTIEATQVNIAPELAGKVIEVLVEEGQFVTKDSTLLHLDPSLLTAQQAVASAAVDSANAALASARTKYDQTLEAAIAAQASQRAADWRASSPTEFDQPNWYIEQSAQITAAQAELDSAQTEITEARTSLDNVLNSVDSADFVAAEKRLAEARIAFLVAKDVKAQADAASQSGGLRDAASDYYDAAVDELEDAQKEYDDLLDTDAAEDIEYARGRVFVAEQRYDAAYARLLALQTGENSPAVIAAKNTLDQAQKNVAQAEASLALVEAQIAKLTVNAPMDGVILTRNVKPGEFVQPGAVALKLADLNNLTITVYVPEDRYGEIMLGQTAEVTVDSFPNENFTAVVIHISDKAEFTPRNVQTVEGRSSTVYAIKLKVENADGKLKIGMPADVVFK; this is encoded by the coding sequence ATGAACCACAAACGCCCGCCCATTCCTGCCATCGTCATCCTCGTGCTGATCATCGCATTCAGCATTTACTTCATCGTCACCCAATCCACACAAGAAAAAAACGGTGTTCTGACCGCCTCTGGAACCATCGAAGCGACCCAAGTCAACATTGCTCCCGAACTTGCCGGTAAGGTGATCGAAGTCTTGGTGGAAGAAGGTCAATTCGTGACGAAGGACTCTACGCTTCTTCACCTCGACCCAAGCCTGCTGACTGCCCAACAAGCCGTTGCCTCCGCCGCAGTGGACTCCGCCAACGCCGCCCTGGCATCTGCCCGAACCAAATATGACCAAACGCTCGAAGCCGCCATTGCCGCGCAAGCGAGTCAGCGCGCCGCAGATTGGCGTGCTTCATCTCCCACTGAATTTGACCAGCCGAATTGGTACATCGAACAGTCTGCACAGATCACCGCCGCCCAAGCCGAGTTGGATTCTGCGCAAACAGAGATCACCGAAGCACGGACATCTCTCGATAATGTTTTGAACAGCGTAGATAGCGCTGACTTTGTGGCGGCAGAAAAACGCCTCGCCGAAGCGCGGATCGCTTTCCTCGTTGCCAAAGACGTCAAAGCCCAAGCGGATGCCGCCTCTCAAAGTGGCGGCTTGCGTGATGCCGCGTCCGATTATTACGATGCCGCCGTGGATGAACTCGAAGACGCGCAAAAAGAATATGATGACCTGCTCGACACCGATGCCGCTGAAGACATCGAATACGCCCGCGGACGTGTCTTCGTCGCCGAGCAGCGTTACGATGCGGCATATGCCCGCTTGCTTGCCTTGCAGACAGGCGAAAATTCTCCCGCCGTGATCGCGGCGAAGAATACCCTGGATCAGGCGCAGAAAAATGTCGCGCAAGCAGAAGCAAGCCTGGCGTTGGTCGAGGCGCAGATCGCCAAACTCACGGTCAACGCCCCGATGGATGGAGTCATCCTGACCCGCAATGTCAAGCCTGGGGAATTTGTCCAGCCTGGTGCAGTTGCCCTCAAACTCGCGGACTTGAACAACCTGACCATCACCGTCTATGTGCCCGAAGACCGCTACGGCGAAATCATGCTCGGACAGACCGCCGAAGTCACCGTAGATTCATTTCCCAATGAAAACTTCACCGCTGTAGTCATTCACATCTCCGACAAAGCCGAGTTCACCCCGCGCAACGTCCAAACCGTGGAAGGGCGCAGCTCGACGGTGTATGCCATCAAGTTGAAAGTGGAAAACGCGGACGGGAAGTTGAAGATCGGTATGCCAGCGGATGTGGTGTTCAAATAG
- a CDS encoding ABC transporter ATP-binding protein translates to MSLKIKPGEIYGLVGSDGAGKTTTMRLLVGALLPNKGEITICGYDVLKQTELARSQIGYLSQRFSMYEDLSVLENIRFFAEVRGLTQTEWLPRSMEILEFVGLADFKDRRAGLLSGGMKQKLGLASALVTRPRLLLLDEPTTGVDPVTRQDFWQLVIKLVSSPRFDSPPIFEENGGRPEGQGGVSVLISTPYMDEASRCHRVGFMKNGKIIVEDTPSNLRQRLNGRVLELRGNPINILRHIAHQDEDVEDVAAFGDKLHLRVKENSVKNVMARLPKQIQKQNASLIELRSVPPALEDVFIALSESNHD, encoded by the coding sequence GTGTCTTTGAAGATAAAGCCCGGCGAAATCTACGGACTCGTCGGCTCGGATGGTGCGGGGAAGACCACCACCATGCGTTTGCTGGTTGGTGCGTTGCTGCCAAACAAAGGTGAAATCACCATCTGCGGATACGACGTACTGAAACAAACCGAACTCGCCCGTTCGCAGATCGGCTACCTTTCACAGCGTTTTTCCATGTATGAAGATTTGAGCGTGCTCGAAAACATCCGTTTCTTCGCCGAAGTGCGCGGACTGACTCAAACCGAATGGCTGCCGCGCTCGATGGAAATTCTCGAATTTGTCGGTCTCGCCGATTTCAAAGACCGCCGCGCTGGACTGCTCTCTGGCGGCATGAAACAAAAACTCGGGCTTGCCTCCGCGCTTGTCACACGTCCGCGCCTGCTTCTGCTCGACGAACCCACCACAGGCGTAGACCCCGTCACCCGCCAGGATTTTTGGCAGTTGGTGATAAAACTTGTATCCTCACCTCGTTTTGATTCTCCCCCTATTTTCGAAGAAAATGGGGGGAGGCCCGAAGGGCAGGGCGGCGTATCCGTCCTCATCTCCACTCCCTACATGGACGAAGCCTCACGCTGTCATCGCGTGGGTTTCATGAAGAACGGAAAGATAATCGTCGAAGACACCCCATCCAACTTGCGTCAACGTCTCAACGGACGTGTGCTCGAGTTGCGCGGCAACCCCATCAACATCTTGCGCCACATCGCGCATCAAGATGAAGATGTCGAAGATGTTGCCGCATTTGGCGATAAGCTGCATCTGCGTGTGAAAGAGAATTCGGTAAAAAACGTCATGGCGCGTTTGCCAAAACAGATTCAAAAACAAAACGCATCCCTCATCGAACTTCGCTCCGTTCCGCCCGCGCTCGAAGATGTTTTCATCGCCCTCTCGGAGAGCAACCATGACTGA